The following proteins come from a genomic window of Citrobacter europaeus:
- a CDS encoding heme peroxidase yields the protein MASQYDFTVTLHDLAFILKQIKISEAATNADGSVNDEMLRELVSSPLLPYGLRTVDGSWNNLLPGQELYGSADQTMPRLTALNWQDADEMTSYIQIGGMVIDADPRIISNLISDQTASNPAALEVFNALKDAPGGGTITGEGSLSIPNQSPDIGLSPAFNGWMTFFGQFFDHGLDLIPKGGNGIVFIPLQPDDPLYVEGSDTNFMLLTRATVNENRETVNLTTPFIDQNQTYTSHPSHQIFIREYVIIDGKPEPTGNLLGGANGGLATWADVKNQAETLLGIKLTDQDVFNVPLLATDRYGNLILSENGKVQIVTTNGLVEANGGLLPAETFRTGHAFLDDIAHTAAPKAGLLADDDSAIGGEGAQPAGTYDNELLDRHFITGDGRGNENIGLTAVHAVFHSEHNRLVEQYKTTLLETGDIDLINQWLMPNHQITEMPANTSTLVWNGEYLFQAGRFSTEMQYQHLVFEEFARTVQPAVDPFVFSNTADINPLIFAEFAHVVYRFGHSMLTETVARTNIDMQSGDIGLIAAFLNPVAFNEINGATVTDDQAIGAIVRGMTRQVGNEIDEFITDALRNNLIGLPLDLGALNIARGRDTAMPSLNQAREQFFALSGDSQLRPYTSWADFTTYLKNPASIINFMAAYGQHELILNATSLEGKRAAVNFLLFGDANNAPPADAMDFFNSTGAWATKETGLNMVDFWIGGLAERKNEFGGMLGSTFNFVFETQMEMLQDGDRFYYLSRVQGLNLLNELEANSFSALVMRNSDLGEEGSSHLPANLFQTPDHIFEVNRVLQTEIDPKWGNPLKDLLSPLLVRRDPGADVDGDSFADGGYLKYTGDGHVVLGGTAGNDTLIGGKGIDSLWGDGGDDRLDGGDEADVVHGGDGDDIITDTGTPVGDADFLHGDAGHDVIFSGNGNDLVFGGSGSDFVVVGEDAQEVFSGQDNDFALGGSGGDFLMGNEGDDWLEGGDGFDTLAGDNSELFFNSTIIGHDVLNGQGNDTDYDGEAGDDIMVQGAGIQRNNGMAGFDWAIHKGDPNGANSDLGIPIFVNQQEFILRDRFDLVEGLSGWKYDDILTGTEQPIGTAPVQGVPLSNNLTQEGADRINGLQAILGVERSANPDAVLLNPDDGSDILLGGGGSDRIMGKAGNDIIDGDAWLNVRIAVTGMAGLTSAEGMTELKSYMLAGTLKPNQLSIVREILHEGNGTETDVAVYRDVSSNYVFTRMADGSLRVDHATPNAALNLNDGIDRLLNIEKLEFGDAQQLWVTAQQATGDLTISNPNPSVGDLLRVNVANLLDGNGLAADVAITMTWQAFVNGQWRDQATGAEFRVPGAIQGAPLRVVASFNDRMGDAETLVSAQTQAILPRNQATTGAPVINDLTPTESLTLTAVVSGIADADGLSGGNFTYQWRMSSPTGFVNINGATSATYTPGQAMVGRTLQVVVTVVDDEGNPPVVLTSTTTQPVGDLIVGTNGANMLVGTAWSDILRGEGGNDTLLGGAGDDLLVGGAGNDSLSGQAGQDILQGDAGNDTLDGGLGADSMTGGAGDDTYIVDDFGDVVIEGVNGGTDIVRTGLSSYDLTDNVEELVFTGSGSFIGTGNAIANTITGGSGNDYLFGMGGNDQLFGGTGNDFLDGGDGADNLQGGNGNDVMIGGAGADTLSGGSGDDILNGQEGNDILDGGAGSDIFAFGANFGQDRITGFDSNPNGGQDFLDLVLLGINAGNFASSVSITGNNGNTIVTIGTDTITLVGVNSTTVNIGDFYLEMPTTLASNNGNSSLIV from the coding sequence ATGGCCTCACAATATGACTTTACTGTCACTCTGCACGATCTGGCTTTTATTCTTAAGCAGATCAAAATATCCGAAGCGGCAACTAACGCGGATGGTAGCGTTAATGATGAAATGCTTCGAGAATTAGTCTCCAGTCCGCTATTACCTTATGGCCTTCGTACGGTGGATGGTTCATGGAATAACCTTTTACCGGGTCAAGAGTTATACGGCTCTGCCGACCAGACTATGCCAAGATTAACCGCATTAAACTGGCAAGACGCGGATGAAATGACCAGTTATATCCAAATTGGCGGGATGGTTATTGATGCTGACCCGCGAATTATCAGTAACTTAATTTCGGACCAGACGGCTTCAAACCCGGCGGCTCTGGAGGTATTCAACGCATTAAAAGATGCGCCTGGTGGTGGTACTATTACAGGAGAAGGCAGCTTATCTATTCCCAACCAGTCTCCGGATATTGGACTTTCCCCCGCTTTTAATGGCTGGATGACCTTCTTTGGTCAGTTTTTCGACCACGGTCTGGATTTGATACCGAAAGGTGGCAACGGTATTGTTTTCATTCCGCTACAGCCAGACGACCCATTATATGTTGAGGGGTCGGATACAAACTTTATGCTATTAACCCGGGCGACGGTCAACGAAAACCGAGAGACGGTAAACCTGACAACCCCTTTCATTGATCAAAACCAGACCTACACCTCCCACCCTTCACATCAGATTTTCATCCGCGAATACGTAATCATTGACGGTAAACCCGAGCCAACGGGAAATCTGTTAGGCGGCGCTAACGGAGGACTGGCGACCTGGGCTGACGTTAAAAATCAGGCTGAAACTCTACTGGGTATAAAACTCACCGATCAGGATGTTTTTAATGTTCCTCTGCTGGCAACGGACCGCTACGGTAATTTGATTTTAAGTGAAAACGGGAAGGTACAGATTGTGACCACCAACGGCCTGGTTGAAGCCAATGGCGGCCTGTTACCTGCGGAGACGTTCCGCACCGGCCACGCGTTTCTGGATGATATTGCTCATACTGCCGCGCCAAAAGCGGGCCTGCTGGCGGATGATGACAGTGCTATCGGCGGCGAAGGAGCGCAACCTGCGGGAACCTATGATAACGAACTGCTCGACCGCCACTTTATCACCGGCGATGGGCGTGGTAATGAAAACATTGGCTTAACCGCTGTGCATGCCGTTTTTCACAGCGAACATAATCGCCTGGTTGAACAGTATAAAACCACACTGCTGGAAACCGGCGACATCGACCTCATTAACCAGTGGTTGATGCCGAATCACCAAATCACTGAGATGCCTGCCAATACCAGTACTCTGGTATGGAATGGCGAGTACTTATTCCAGGCCGGTCGCTTCTCCACGGAAATGCAGTACCAGCACCTCGTGTTTGAGGAGTTTGCACGTACCGTACAACCCGCCGTCGATCCGTTTGTCTTCTCCAACACGGCGGATATTAACCCCCTTATCTTTGCCGAGTTTGCGCACGTGGTTTACCGTTTCGGGCATTCAATGCTGACAGAAACCGTGGCGCGTACCAACATTGATATGCAAAGCGGCGATATCGGCCTGATAGCCGCGTTCCTGAATCCTGTGGCATTCAATGAAATCAACGGTGCCACCGTCACTGACGACCAGGCCATCGGCGCGATTGTGCGTGGTATGACGCGTCAGGTGGGCAATGAAATTGATGAGTTTATTACCGATGCTCTGCGTAATAATCTCATCGGCCTGCCCCTTGATTTAGGCGCGCTTAATATTGCCCGTGGCCGTGATACGGCAATGCCTTCGCTGAACCAGGCTCGCGAGCAGTTTTTTGCATTAAGCGGTGATAGCCAACTACGCCCCTATACCAGTTGGGCTGACTTTACCACCTACCTGAAAAACCCGGCCTCTATTATTAACTTTATGGCCGCTTACGGTCAGCATGAACTGATCCTCAATGCCACCAGCCTTGAAGGTAAACGCGCGGCGGTTAACTTCCTGCTGTTTGGCGATGCCAATAACGCCCCACCTGCGGATGCAATGGATTTCTTTAATAGCACCGGGGCGTGGGCAACGAAAGAAACCGGCCTGAATATGGTCGATTTCTGGATTGGCGGACTGGCTGAGCGCAAAAATGAATTTGGCGGCATGTTGGGTTCAACCTTCAACTTTGTTTTTGAAACGCAAATGGAAATGTTGCAGGACGGCGATCGTTTCTACTACCTGAGCCGCGTTCAGGGGTTGAACTTACTCAATGAACTGGAGGCCAACTCGTTTTCCGCGCTGGTAATGCGTAACAGCGATCTTGGTGAGGAGGGTTCCTCTCACCTGCCCGCCAACCTGTTCCAGACGCCGGACCATATTTTTGAAGTGAACCGCGTGCTGCAAACGGAAATCGACCCGAAATGGGGTAATCCGCTGAAAGATCTGCTCTCGCCGTTGTTGGTGCGTCGCGACCCTGGCGCGGATGTTGACGGCGATAGCTTTGCGGACGGTGGTTATCTGAAATATACCGGTGATGGGCATGTGGTACTTGGCGGAACGGCAGGCAACGATACGTTAATCGGCGGTAAAGGGATCGACAGCCTGTGGGGCGATGGCGGAGATGACCGACTGGACGGCGGTGACGAAGCCGATGTGGTCCACGGCGGTGACGGTGATGACATTATTACCGATACCGGTACACCCGTTGGCGATGCTGACTTCCTGCACGGCGATGCCGGACATGACGTTATTTTCTCCGGAAATGGCAACGATCTGGTCTTTGGCGGCAGCGGCAGCGACTTCGTGGTGGTCGGTGAAGATGCGCAGGAGGTCTTCTCGGGTCAGGATAATGACTTTGCGCTTGGCGGCTCGGGTGGTGATTTCCTGATGGGCAACGAAGGCGATGACTGGCTGGAAGGCGGCGACGGGTTTGACACGCTGGCGGGTGATAACTCTGAGCTGTTCTTCAACAGTACCATTATCGGTCACGATGTCCTTAACGGTCAGGGTAACGACACCGACTACGATGGCGAAGCTGGTGACGACATCATGGTTCAGGGCGCGGGGATCCAGCGTAATAATGGTATGGCCGGTTTCGACTGGGCTATCCATAAAGGCGACCCAAACGGCGCTAACTCTGATCTTGGGATCCCAATTTTCGTTAACCAGCAGGAATTTATTCTGCGCGATCGTTTTGACCTGGTTGAGGGGCTGTCGGGCTGGAAATACGACGATATCCTGACCGGGACGGAACAGCCGATAGGCACCGCCCCGGTTCAGGGTGTTCCCCTCTCTAACAACCTGACCCAGGAAGGTGCGGACCGGATCAACGGGCTTCAGGCCATTCTCGGCGTAGAACGTTCTGCTAACCCGGACGCGGTGCTACTGAACCCTGATGATGGTAGCGATATTTTACTCGGCGGCGGCGGTAGCGACCGCATTATGGGTAAAGCTGGTAACGATATTATTGATGGCGATGCGTGGCTCAACGTGCGTATTGCCGTTACCGGTATGGCAGGACTCACCAGCGCCGAAGGCATGACCGAACTGAAGTCGTACATGCTTGCTGGCACGCTGAAACCGAATCAACTGTCGATTGTGCGCGAAATTCTGCATGAAGGTAACGGCACGGAAACCGACGTTGCGGTGTACCGTGATGTCAGCAGCAACTATGTCTTCACCCGTATGGCTGACGGTAGCCTGCGTGTCGATCACGCTACGCCCAATGCCGCGCTGAACCTGAATGATGGCATTGATCGTTTGTTGAACATCGAAAAACTGGAGTTTGGCGATGCTCAGCAGTTGTGGGTGACGGCGCAGCAAGCGACGGGCGATCTCACCATCAGCAATCCTAACCCTTCGGTGGGCGATCTGCTGCGCGTCAACGTGGCGAATTTGCTGGACGGTAATGGGCTGGCAGCGGATGTGGCCATCACGATGACCTGGCAGGCATTCGTCAACGGCCAATGGCGGGATCAGGCAACCGGTGCGGAGTTCAGAGTGCCTGGCGCTATTCAGGGCGCGCCGCTGCGTGTGGTAGCCAGTTTTAACGACCGTATGGGTGACGCAGAAACGCTGGTGTCGGCACAAACTCAGGCAATCCTGCCGAGAAATCAGGCCACCACCGGTGCGCCGGTAATTAATGACCTCACTCCGACTGAAAGTCTGACGCTGACCGCGGTGGTTTCGGGCATTGCGGACGCAGACGGTCTGAGCGGCGGTAATTTCACCTATCAATGGAGAATGAGTTCGCCAACCGGATTCGTCAACATTAACGGCGCGACATCCGCGACCTATACGCCGGGCCAGGCCATGGTCGGTCGAACGCTGCAGGTGGTGGTTACCGTCGTCGACGATGAAGGCAACCCCCCTGTTGTTCTGACCTCGACCACCACACAGCCTGTGGGCGATCTGATTGTCGGTACCAACGGCGCGAACATGCTCGTCGGTACCGCATGGAGCGATATTCTGCGCGGTGAAGGTGGGAATGACACTTTGTTGGGCGGCGCAGGTGACGATCTGCTCGTGGGCGGTGCGGGTAACGACAGTCTGTCTGGTCAGGCGGGGCAAGATATCCTGCAGGGGGATGCGGGTAATGACACGCTTGATGGTGGTCTTGGCGCCGACAGTATGACCGGCGGCGCGGGCGATGATACCTACATCGTTGATGATTTCGGTGATGTGGTTATTGAAGGTGTGAATGGCGGTACGGACATTGTGCGTACCGGCCTCAGCAGCTATGACCTCACTGACAACGTGGAAGAACTGGTCTTTACCGGCAGCGGCAGCTTTATCGGTACCGGGAATGCTATTGCTAACACCATTACGGGCGGTTCCGGCAATGACTATCTGTTTGGTATGGGAGGTAATGACCAGTTGTTTGGCGGTACCGGGAATGACTTCCTCGATGGCGGAGATGGCGCTGATAACCTGCAGGGCGGAAACGGCAACGACGTCATGATTGGCGGCGCGGGCGCGGATACCCTCTCCGGCGGTAGCGGCGACGATATTCTCAATGGCCAGGAGGGTAACGACATTCTTGACGGAGGGGCCGGGAGCGATATCTTCGCCTTCGGTGCTAACTTTGGGCAGGACCGGATCACCGGTTTTGACAGTAACCCCAACGGCGGCCAGGACTTCCTCGATCTCGTCTTGTTAGGCATCAACGCGGGTAATTTTGCCAGCAGCGTGTCTATCACCGGAAACAATGGCAACACTATTGTGACTATCGGCACTGACACCATCACATTAGTGGGCGTCAATTCGACCACCGTGAATATTGGTGACTTTTATCTGGAAATGCCCACCACCCTTGCCAGCAACAATGGCAATAGTTCATTGATCGTATAA
- a CDS encoding helix-turn-helix domain-containing protein: protein MQISPPVRPEQSIQRLMQVLEPIAEKLKVVPRRRIMWKYKNKPQLYLFLQGELSILRSSDGLLIVTVYEPHLFGIAEMIQPVHGHLLRAEAESTILRVDADKARELFHQQGLWEDAAAVLSYHTGYLFYRDDLVVQQRTYSVIRNHLEEMILLPEETRKRMSILDYIQDRTHLSRSSVLNVISALKKGGYIDFERGGYLTTINKLPERF, encoded by the coding sequence ATGCAAATTTCACCCCCGGTACGCCCTGAACAAAGCATACAACGTTTAATGCAAGTGCTTGAGCCAATTGCAGAAAAGCTTAAGGTTGTACCTCGACGCCGTATCATGTGGAAATACAAAAATAAGCCTCAGCTATATCTTTTCCTGCAAGGAGAACTCTCCATCTTACGTTCGTCTGATGGCCTGTTAATTGTGACTGTCTATGAACCTCATCTGTTCGGTATTGCCGAGATGATCCAGCCGGTCCATGGTCACTTATTACGCGCAGAAGCCGAGTCGACAATATTACGCGTGGATGCCGATAAAGCGCGAGAGCTCTTCCATCAACAAGGGTTGTGGGAAGATGCGGCGGCTGTGCTTTCATATCACACGGGTTATCTCTTTTATCGCGATGATCTAGTGGTACAGCAGCGTACCTATTCGGTGATACGAAACCATCTCGAGGAAATGATTTTGTTACCGGAAGAGACCCGCAAACGCATGTCTATTTTGGATTACATTCAGGATCGCACCCACTTATCACGCAGCAGCGTTTTAAATGTCATTTCAGCCCTAAAAAAAGGAGGCTATATTGATTTTGAACGCGGGGGATATCTTACCACCATCAATAAATTACCTGAGCGATTTTGA
- a CDS encoding outer membrane protein transport protein encodes MKKNIILLSGMLFSAFGNASTLYFYEVGTEDTALAGAGQAARAQDASTLLTNPAGMTRLSDHMVSGGLQAMGGDIPYTLNNSADERQSPGNVMTLFPNSSMFYAQRLSDTVSAGLGLYGNYGLGIDFGNWAGDRLIKQSTLVAMTLSPGVAWKLSDKVSVGAAAGLNYGFLSLKRNVDGHDEKQSDHDWAMNYRLGLLMDLNDKTRAGITWSSKTDYHFNIDGKARFPHLPNIGYDLPISAQVRAPQQVMASLVHDINRRWSVMGDLGWQDWSQFGSPQITINGQPDDRDNRLKDTWHTAVGVQYHPDEQWRINAGVAFDSSPYKTQSNAALSLPTGDEWRFATGAQYQITPASNIGVAVEYLHMQSSSVKSDIYAGEYKNPWLWFASVNYSYQF; translated from the coding sequence ATGAAAAAAAATATAATTCTTCTTTCCGGAATGCTCTTTTCGGCATTCGGTAACGCCAGTACGCTCTATTTTTATGAAGTCGGAACGGAGGATACAGCACTCGCTGGTGCAGGGCAGGCCGCTCGCGCTCAGGATGCCTCAACGCTATTAACGAACCCAGCGGGAATGACCCGTCTGTCTGACCATATGGTCAGCGGAGGGTTGCAGGCGATGGGGGGAGATATTCCCTATACGCTGAACAATAGCGCTGACGAAAGGCAAAGTCCGGGGAACGTAATGACGCTGTTCCCCAATTCCAGTATGTTTTATGCGCAACGCCTGAGCGATACCGTTTCAGCCGGGCTGGGATTATATGGCAACTATGGGTTGGGTATCGATTTTGGCAACTGGGCCGGGGATCGGTTGATTAAACAAAGCACCCTGGTTGCGATGACGCTGAGTCCAGGCGTTGCATGGAAACTGAGTGACAAGGTGTCGGTTGGTGCTGCTGCGGGTTTGAACTACGGTTTTCTGTCTTTAAAAAGAAATGTCGACGGCCACGATGAAAAACAAAGCGATCATGACTGGGCGATGAATTACCGCCTTGGCTTATTGATGGATTTAAATGACAAAACACGGGCGGGCATAACCTGGAGCAGCAAGACTGATTATCATTTCAATATTGACGGCAAAGCGCGTTTCCCACATCTACCTAATATTGGCTATGACCTGCCGATTTCCGCCCAGGTCCGCGCGCCACAGCAGGTAATGGCTAGCTTGGTTCACGATATTAACCGAAGATGGTCAGTGATGGGGGATCTTGGCTGGCAGGACTGGAGTCAGTTTGGTAGCCCTCAGATTACAATAAATGGTCAACCTGACGATCGTGATAATAGGCTGAAAGATACATGGCATACGGCGGTGGGTGTGCAATATCATCCCGATGAGCAGTGGCGAATTAATGCCGGGGTCGCATTTGACAGTTCACCGTACAAAACACAAAGTAATGCCGCGCTTTCGTTACCGACCGGGGATGAATGGCGATTTGCCACCGGAGCTCAGTACCAGATTACCCCAGCCAGTAATATCGGGGTAGCCGTTGAGTATTTGCATATGCAGTCATCCAGCGTTAAATCTGATATCTATGCCGGTGAGTATAAAAATCCGTGGCTTTGGTTTGCCAGCGTTAACTACAGCTATCAGTTTTAG